One Dysidea avara chromosome 7, odDysAvar1.4, whole genome shotgun sequence genomic region harbors:
- the LOC136261543 gene encoding uncharacterized protein, whose amino-acid sequence MSNSVDGETMQQLGTPETLQVPSLTIKRATVNSRKVTLQSCVDTIKEGFKKISGCKDQDVVKKRPPNVCINNTLLIPERKLSENLQRQLSRDLEKKYGADVERKLSKEVERKLSHYHDENQKQVVLSNLIKQVSVADEDDGMNRKISFETYLKSIPKLDPVDRTIGWIVQQPDDNTDSPVTMRHLPPRGTLIPNPKPVEVVYARTDCESSISRCESARGTPNRGTPPPMDDTQPRLDEWLQELQRRHQKVRRRKNACANLNSMLGYQFINSDSGYYNPEITADILPFLMDPATEFPTPSHKNPTPYIRGTYQAPQSSRMLPKNHNLAVPLDYACEWSSCYQRFNSSKELFNHVESDHICLLPIYQDGLNNELCCQWRGCLDCGRPFPVRYKLLVHVQNVHCRDTVLKSVNHAAGSNNSRRRSVDRRGTPDENKAPQAKELPSKRRQSQSRKISVDPSISPSAPKESADGLVIEAQPIKARRPHRGKKGKRLKNLLNWD is encoded by the exons ATGAGCAATTCAGTGGACGGAGAGACGATGCAACAGTTGGGAACTCCCGAAACCTTACAAGTTCCAAGCCTTACTATCAAACGAGCTACTGTAAACAGTCGTAAGGTTACTTTACAATCATGTGTCGATACGATCAAGGAAGGTTTTAAAAAGATAAGTGGCTGTAAAGATCAGGATGTGGTGAAGAAGCGACCGCCCAATGTGTGCATAAATAACACCTTGCTAATTCCAGAGAGAAAACTAAGTGAAAATTTACAAAGACAACTGAGTAGAGATTTAGAGAAGAAGTATGGAGCTGATGTTGAAAGGAAACTCAGTAAAGAGGTGGAAAGAAAGCTAAGTCACTATCATGATGAAAACCAGAAGCAAGTTGTTCTTTCTAACTTGATAAAGCAAGTTAGTGTGGCTGATGAAGATGATGGCATGAATCGGAAGATCAGTTTTGAAACATACCTCAAGTCAATACCAAAGCTTGATCCTGTTGATCGTACAATTGGATGGATTGTACAACAGCCAGATGACAACACTGACAGTCCTGTGACCATGAGACATCTTCCACCAAGGGGCACTTTAATTCCTAACCCAAAACCAGTTGAGGTAGTTTATGCAAGAACAGATTGTGAAAGTTCTATATCACGGTGTGAAAGTGCTCGGGGTACCCCTAATCGAGGTACACCCCCACCGATGGATGACACTCAACCAAGACTGGATGAGTGGCTCCAAGAGTTACAAAGACGTCACCAGAAAGTACGCAGACGTAAAAATGCTTGTGCCAACTTAAACAGCATGTTGGGATATCAGTTTATTAATTCCGACAGTGGGTATTATAATCCAGAAATTACTGCAGACATTTTGCCCTTCCTAATGGACCCAGCAACAGAATTTCCAACACCATCTCATAAAAACCCCACCCCATACATCCGTGGTACTTACCAAGCACCTCAGAGTAGTCGTATGCTACCAAAAAACCACAATTTGGCAGTACCTCTAGACTACGCTTGTGAATGGAGCAGCTGCTACCAGCGATTTAATTCCAGCAAAGAACTATTCAACCACGTTGAGTCTGATCATATCTGTTTATTACCGATCTATCAAGATGGATTGAATAATGAACTGTGTTGTCAGTGGAGGGGTTGTTTGGACTGTGGACGACCATTTCCAGTCAGATACAAACTGTTAGTTCACGTGCAGAATGTACACTGCAGAGACACAGTACTCAAATCTGTG AACCATGCAGCAGGGAGCAACAACTCTAGGCGGAGATCAGTTGATCGACGTGGCACCCCTGATGAGAACAAAGCTCCACAGGCTAAAGAGCTACCCAGTAAGAGAAGGCAATCACAATCCAGGAAGATCTCTGTGGACCCCTCAATATCTCCCAGTGCGCCCAAG GAATCTGCTGATGGTCTTGTAATAGAGGCACAGCCAATAAAAGCAAGGAGACCACACAGAGGGAAGAAAGGGAAAAG GTTAAAAAACCTGCTCAACTGGGACTGA
- the LOC136261545 gene encoding N-lysine methyltransferase KMT5A-like — protein sequence MMNTRGAKRSVSASSRSVMNLKREGYKSQSTLPQASRRSGRKCRSMLEKEKLDQWKEKVRLQENLPGLKVVEFEEKGRGVVSSYFIPRGSYVCEYCGKLLTREKALLKEREYESDATVGCYMYYFAFRGEKYCVDATEEDGTLGRLINHSRTFANLKSQGIEVDETPHLIFYATRDIKPEEELLYDYGDRSTASLRVHPWLKS from the exons ATGATGAACACAAGAGGTGCAAAGAGATCGGTATCAGCGTCATCTCGTTCAGTGATGAATTTGAAGCGTGAAGGATACAAATCCCAGTCAACATTGCCTCAGGCGTCGCGGAGAAGTGGCCGAAAATGTCGATCTATGTTAGAG AAGGAGAAATTAGACCAATGGAAAGAAAAAGTAAGACTGCAGGAGAACTTACCTGGCTTGAAG GTTGTGGAATTTGAAGAAAAAGGTCGTGGAGTTGTTTCCTCATATTTTATACCAAGAGGATCTTATGTGTGTGAATATTGTGGAAAACTGTTAACAAGAGAGAAAGCTTTACTGAAGGAGAGAGAATATGAAAGTGATGCAACAGTTGGATGTTATATGTACTACTTTGCATTTCGCGGAGAAAAATATTG TGTTGATGCTACAGAAGAAGATGGTACGTTGGGACGACTCATAAACCATTCAAGAACTTTTGCTAATCTAAAATCACAAGGAATTGAAGTTGATGAAACTCCACACTTAATATTTTATGCAACAAGAGATATCAAGCCTGAAGAAGAACTACTATATGACTATGGCGACCGGAGTACAGCATCATTAAGAGTGCATCCATGGCTCAAGTCTTAG